The following proteins are encoded in a genomic region of Desulfosporosinus youngiae DSM 17734:
- the rpmH gene encoding 50S ribosomal protein L34 — MKRTYQPKNRRHKRVHGFLSRMSTPTGRNVIKRRRLKGRKKLSV, encoded by the coding sequence TTGAAGAGAACCTACCAACCGAAGAATCGGCGTCATAAGCGTGTTCACGGTTTTTTAAGTCGGATGAGTACGCCAACGGGGCGAAATGTTATAAAGCGCCGTCGTTTAAAGGGTCGGAAGAAGTTATCAGTTTAA